One part of the Sorangiineae bacterium MSr11954 genome encodes these proteins:
- a CDS encoding competence/damage-inducible protein A, with protein sequence MTCAVLSIGTELTRGELVNSNAAWLFASLTDLGFDVSLGATVDDDEPRILRELERLAQTSRVIVCTGGLGPTTDDITTLAVANLLGVSLERDEASLEHIRRRLAKFGRTLTETNAKQADFPKGAEILANPVGTAPGFSVRIGTALAFFMPGVPREMKRMFEEQVVPRIRDLAPNDSYQIRLRTFGLPESTVGERLDGVAQAFPGITIGYRAHFPEIEVKVLARGATQAAARDLCERATLEVKQRLSDVIYGEADDTFAGVTGRLLRKKEYTLAVAESCTGGLVGHLLTREPGASDFLLVDVVTYANSAKTRLLGIDEEVIRGHGAVSSEVACAMAEGVKRVSGADVSLSLTGIAGPSGGSPEKPVGTVFIAVAGPSGVKVVERHFPGDRHQIQTLAAYVGLNLVRQMCGAPG encoded by the coding sequence ATGACGTGCGCCGTTCTCTCCATCGGGACCGAGCTGACTCGCGGCGAGCTCGTAAATTCCAACGCCGCGTGGCTCTTCGCCAGCCTCACCGATCTTGGCTTCGACGTCTCGCTCGGCGCCACGGTCGACGACGACGAACCGCGAATCTTGCGCGAGCTCGAGCGGCTGGCCCAAACGTCGCGGGTCATCGTGTGCACCGGCGGGCTCGGGCCCACCACCGATGACATCACCACCTTGGCGGTCGCGAACTTGCTCGGCGTCTCCCTGGAGCGCGACGAAGCTTCGCTCGAGCACATTCGCCGCCGCCTCGCCAAGTTCGGCCGCACGCTGACCGAGACCAACGCCAAGCAGGCCGATTTCCCAAAGGGCGCCGAGATCCTCGCCAACCCCGTGGGCACCGCGCCCGGCTTCAGCGTGCGCATCGGCACCGCGCTCGCCTTCTTCATGCCGGGCGTGCCGCGCGAAATGAAGCGGATGTTCGAAGAGCAAGTGGTGCCGCGCATCCGCGATCTCGCCCCCAACGACAGCTACCAGATCCGCCTGCGCACCTTTGGATTGCCCGAGAGCACCGTCGGCGAGCGCCTCGATGGCGTCGCCCAAGCGTTTCCCGGCATCACCATCGGCTACCGCGCGCACTTCCCCGAGATCGAGGTCAAGGTGCTGGCCCGCGGGGCCACCCAAGCCGCCGCCCGCGATCTCTGCGAGCGCGCCACCCTCGAGGTGAAGCAGCGCCTCTCCGACGTGATCTACGGCGAGGCCGACGACACCTTCGCCGGGGTGACCGGCCGTCTGCTCCGCAAAAAGGAGTACACCCTCGCGGTCGCCGAGTCGTGCACCGGCGGGCTGGTGGGCCACCTGCTCACGCGCGAGCCCGGCGCCAGCGACTTCCTCCTGGTCGACGTGGTCACCTATGCCAACAGCGCCAAGACGCGCTTGCTCGGCATCGACGAAGAAGTCATCCGCGGCCACGGCGCCGTCAGCAGCGAGGTGGCCTGCGCCATGGCCGAAGGCGTCAAGCGCGTCTCCGGCGCCGACGTGTCCCTCTCCCTCACCGGCATCGCAGGCCCCAGCGGCGGCTCGCCCGAAAAACCCGTGGGCACCGTCTTCATCGCCGTCGCCGGCCCCTCCGGGGTCAAGGTCGTCGAGCGCCACTTCCCCGGCGACCGCCACCAGATCCAAACCCTCGCGGCCTATGTCGGATTGAACCTCGTCCGCCAAATGTGCGGCGCCCCCGGCTGA
- a CDS encoding fumarylacetoacetate hydrolase family protein yields the protein MRIVRFSPPPSTAPNAQDPREPVFAILDDARPAGEGRAPRAGSLRVLSRAPWLGGSPTGEVVPYDDRVALLAPVAPSKILCVGRNYAAHAKELGNEVPKEPLLFLKPPSALIGHEGTIVLPPESTRVEHEAELGVVIGKRCRAIAPEQARAHIFGLTCTGDITARDLQRSDGQWARAKGFDTFCPVGPWIETDLDPRDVRIACTVNGATKQDGRTAQMIFPVDVLLAYASRMMTLEPGDLVLTGTPEGVGPLVHGDRIEITVEGIGTLGCAVRK from the coding sequence ATGCGCATCGTCCGTTTTTCCCCCCCGCCGTCTACCGCCCCGAACGCGCAGGATCCGCGCGAGCCGGTGTTCGCCATTTTGGACGATGCGCGCCCCGCCGGTGAAGGTCGGGCGCCGCGAGCAGGGTCCCTCCGGGTGCTCTCCCGCGCGCCGTGGCTCGGGGGCTCCCCCACCGGCGAGGTCGTCCCGTACGACGACCGCGTCGCGCTCCTCGCCCCCGTGGCGCCCTCGAAGATCCTCTGCGTGGGGCGCAATTATGCTGCGCACGCCAAGGAGCTGGGCAACGAGGTTCCCAAAGAGCCGCTGCTCTTTCTCAAGCCCCCGTCGGCCCTGATCGGCCACGAGGGCACCATCGTGCTACCGCCCGAGAGCACCCGGGTCGAGCACGAGGCGGAGCTCGGTGTGGTCATCGGCAAGCGCTGCCGCGCCATCGCGCCGGAGCAGGCGCGCGCGCACATTTTCGGGCTCACCTGCACGGGCGACATCACCGCGCGCGATCTCCAGCGCTCCGACGGCCAGTGGGCGCGCGCCAAAGGTTTCGACACCTTTTGCCCCGTGGGCCCCTGGATCGAAACCGATCTCGACCCCCGGGACGTGCGCATCGCCTGCACGGTCAACGGCGCGACCAAGCAAGATGGGCGCACCGCGCAGATGATCTTCCCGGTCGACGTTCTCCTCGCCTACGCCAGCCGCATGATGACCCTGGAGCCCGGCGATCTCGTGCTCACCGGCACCCCCGAGGGCGTCGGTCCCCTCGTGCACGGCGATCGCATCGAGATCACCGTCGAGGGCATCGGCACGCTCGGGTGCGCGGTCCGAAAATAG
- a CDS encoding GNAT family N-acetyltransferase, with protein MALTAISAHTRPMETRRITKADFDHIVEVIDRWWGGPIHAQVHPMFFYELGDHALIVEEGGIIIGFLLGFVATSEVVRDYPKAPGAGIGVKTGYVHLVGIHPEHRRRGVGRLLYRDFIRECIAAGCTRMKAITTTGNEGSIRFHVAVGWESLEMEDYAGYKRKRIVFTKDLTNERD; from the coding sequence TTGGCCCTGACTGCCATTTCAGCACATACGCGTCCCATGGAAACCCGTCGCATCACCAAAGCCGACTTCGATCATATCGTCGAGGTGATTGATCGCTGGTGGGGTGGTCCTATCCACGCGCAGGTCCATCCGATGTTCTTTTACGAGCTGGGCGACCATGCCCTCATCGTGGAAGAAGGCGGCATCATCATCGGATTTCTGCTTGGGTTCGTCGCCACGAGCGAGGTCGTCCGAGACTACCCCAAGGCGCCCGGCGCGGGGATAGGGGTTAAAACCGGCTACGTTCACCTGGTCGGTATCCACCCCGAGCACCGCAGGCGCGGCGTCGGGCGGCTGCTTTACAGGGATTTCATCCGCGAGTGCATCGCGGCCGGCTGTACCCGGATGAAGGCCATCACCACCACCGGCAACGAAGGATCCATCCGCTTTCACGTGGCCGTCGGCTGGGAATCGCTCGAAATGGAAGACTACGCCGGCTACAAGCGCAAGCGCATCGTTTTCACCAAAGATCTCACGAATGAGCGAGACTGA
- a CDS encoding formylglycine-generating enzyme family protein yields the protein MSEPAPPTEPARRGLHMALGAAIIALVTAAVVLRKTGSHVECGPGFVARAPRCLGCPAPLIASAGGCDAPDVRVEVPATTFTLGPSDWEAQGRVAPRLVHVAPFAIDAYEATVAKVERRPSPDGARAASNLTRDEAAAYCASRGGRLPTEDEWMAAAAGDRPRRYPWGDTGAVCRRAAWGLDRGPCAHGALGPDTVGAHPDGDTPTGIHDLAGNVAEWVASDASGGPNSPAGGAFGVARGGSYRTELATELRTWSRMEIPPSSRNLEVGVRCAYEGSSGAAIPGYPRRSP from the coding sequence ATGTCCGAGCCTGCTCCTCCGACCGAGCCCGCGCGGCGCGGCCTGCACATGGCCCTGGGCGCCGCCATCATCGCGCTGGTGACGGCGGCCGTGGTTCTGCGAAAGACCGGATCGCACGTCGAGTGCGGACCGGGGTTCGTCGCGCGCGCCCCCCGCTGCCTCGGTTGCCCCGCGCCCCTGATCGCGAGCGCCGGCGGCTGCGATGCGCCCGATGTGCGCGTCGAGGTTCCGGCGACCACATTTACGTTGGGCCCCTCGGACTGGGAGGCGCAAGGCCGGGTGGCGCCGCGATTGGTGCATGTTGCACCTTTTGCGATCGACGCGTACGAGGCCACGGTGGCCAAGGTCGAACGTCGCCCCTCGCCGGATGGCGCGCGGGCGGCGAGCAACCTCACCCGCGACGAGGCGGCGGCGTACTGCGCATCGCGCGGCGGGCGTCTTCCCACCGAGGACGAGTGGATGGCCGCGGCTGCGGGCGATCGTCCGCGGCGGTACCCGTGGGGGGATACGGGGGCGGTGTGCCGGCGGGCGGCTTGGGGGCTCGATCGCGGTCCTTGCGCGCACGGGGCCTTGGGGCCGGACACCGTAGGAGCGCACCCCGATGGCGATACACCCACGGGAATTCACGATTTGGCGGGAAATGTTGCGGAGTGGGTGGCTTCCGACGCTTCGGGAGGGCCAAATTCGCCTGCCGGCGGCGCCTTTGGGGTCGCGCGGGGTGGAAGTTACCGCACGGAGCTTGCTACCGAGCTCCGCACCTGGAGTCGGATGGAAATTCCCCCGTCATCTCGAAATTTGGAGGTCGGCGTTCGATGCGCCTACGAAGGCTCGTCCGGCGCCGCGATTCCGGGTTACCCTCGTCGATCCCCATGA
- the rpe gene encoding ribulose-phosphate 3-epimerase: MKQAKDRIIIAPSILSADFGRLAEEVRAVEAAGADWIHVDVMDGRFVPNITIGPLVVRALREITKLRLDTHLMIVEPEKYIDAFAEAGADGLTVHVEACTHLHRTLERIRHLGLRAGVVLNPSTSEETLRYVMELADLILVMSVNPGFGGQSFIESVLPKVAAIRKMIDASGRDIDLEIDGGISKDTAERAVRAGARALVAGNAVFNQPPYDRAISTILNEARKGLTN; the protein is encoded by the coding sequence ATGAAGCAGGCTAAGGATCGCATCATCATCGCACCCTCGATCTTGTCCGCCGATTTCGGACGGCTGGCGGAGGAGGTCCGCGCCGTTGAGGCCGCGGGCGCGGATTGGATTCACGTCGATGTCATGGACGGGCGTTTCGTTCCGAACATCACCATCGGCCCGCTGGTCGTACGCGCGCTGCGCGAAATCACCAAGCTCAGGCTCGATACGCACCTGATGATCGTGGAGCCGGAAAAATACATCGATGCTTTCGCCGAGGCGGGCGCCGATGGCCTCACGGTGCACGTGGAAGCTTGTACGCACTTGCATCGCACCCTGGAGCGGATTCGGCACCTCGGTCTGCGGGCCGGGGTGGTCCTGAACCCGTCCACGAGCGAGGAGACCTTGCGCTATGTGATGGAGCTGGCCGACCTCATTTTGGTCATGAGCGTCAACCCCGGCTTCGGCGGTCAGTCGTTCATCGAGAGCGTGCTCCCCAAGGTGGCGGCCATCCGCAAGATGATCGACGCGTCGGGACGGGACATCGATTTGGAGATCGACGGCGGTATTTCCAAGGACACCGCGGAGCGCGCGGTGCGGGCGGGGGCGCGGGCGCTGGTGGCTGGAAACGCCGTTTTCAACCAACCTCCCTACGATCGCGCCATTTCGACTATTTTGAACGAAGCCCGCAAAGGGCTTACGAACTGA